TGCTGCCGGGACCGCGCCTGGTCGGCCGCACAGGGTGGTACGACCAGCAGCACCTCACCCGGCTGGGGCTCGTCGCCCGGCTGCAGGAGCAGGGGTTCTCGCTGGCCGGCATCGCCCGGCTGCTCGACTCGTGGGAGCAGGGGCGCGACCTCGCAGAGCTGGTCGGTGTGGAGGAGCAGCTCGACGCCCTCCTCCACGGCCGCGACGACGTGGTGCTCGACCCCGCCGACTTCACCGGCCGCTTCCCGCCCGACACCCTGACGCCCGATCTGGTCGACCGGGCCGTGGCGCTCGGCCTGGTCGAGACCACCGACGACGGCCGCGTCCGGGTGCCCGACCGCCGCTTCCTCGACACCGGCGTGGCGCTGCTGCAGCTCGGCATCCCCGCCGACGTGCTGCTCGACGAGTGGGAGCGGCTCGTCGCCCAGACCGACGAGATCGCCGAGCGGTTCGTGGCCCTGTTCACCCGCCACCTGGCCCCGGACGACGGGGACGCCACCGAACAGCTGGCCGACACGTTGGCCCAGCTCCGCCGGCAGGCCGGTCAGGTGCTGCTCACCGCCTTCGACGCTTCGATGGCCCGGAAGGCCCGTGAGACGCTCGCCACCCTCCTCGACGAGCCCAGTGGTCGACGGGCCGACGGCCTGACGGCCTGACCGTCGTCAGTTGGACGGCAGGTGGGTGCGCTCGGCCTGGTGGTCGAAGATGCAGAGCAGCTCGGCCGGACCGTCGTGGGCGCCCAGCCAGTGGGGCACGCTGGTGTCGAAGCTCGCCGTGGAGCCGGCGGGTACCAGCAGCTCCCGGTCGCCGAGCACCAGGCGCAGCGTCCCCGACAGGACGTAGAGCCACTCGCGACCGGGGTGCGTCGGGAGCTCCTCAGGCATCCGGGCGCGGCGGGCGGGCAGGGCCAGCTTGAAGACGTGGGGCAGGCCCGGCTGCTCGTGGCGGGTCAGCTGCCAGTAGGTGAGGCCGTCGGCGTGCTCGGGCTCGGGCCGGATGACGACGTCGGACGGATCCGGCGGTGCCACGAGCTCGTCGAGGCTCAGGCCCAGCGTGTTGGCCAGCGGCACCAGGTGGTTGAGGCCCGGCAGTCGCCGCCCGGTCTCGATGCGGCTGATCGTCGAAGCGTTGACCAGCGAGCGCTCCGCCAGGTCGTCGATGCTCAGGCCCAGCTCGACCCGCCGGTCGCGCAGACGGGAGCGCACGAGCGACGCGACCTCTTGCTGATCCAGCATGACGTGATGCTAATGCCGACCGGCTTCCCTACGGTCGGCCCCATGGACGCTGGACGACTGGACGTGGTGGTGATCGGTGGCGGGGCTGCGGGGCGCTCCGCCGCCCTGGTGCTCGGGCGGGCCCGGCGCTCGGTGGCGGTCGTGGACGAGGGGCAGCCGAGCAACCGCGTGTCGACCGGCATCGGCGGGTACCTCGGCCACGATCAGCGCAACCCGCTGGAGTTCTACGAGGCCACCCGCGACGAGCTCGCCCGCTACCCGACGGTGAGCTGGGTCGAGGGCGCCGTCGAGTCGCTCGAGCGTGACGACCACGGCTGGACCGCCGGCCTCGGCGACGGCTCGACGCTGGCGGCACGGCACGTGGTCCTGGCGATGGGCATGCGCTACGACACGCCGGACATCGCCGGGATCGACC
This region of Acidimicrobiales bacterium genomic DNA includes:
- a CDS encoding MerR family transcriptional regulator, with protein sequence MSDEMRLDELARRAGVASTTVRLYQAKGLLPGPRLVGRTGWYDQQHLTRLGLVARLQEQGFSLAGIARLLDSWEQGRDLAELVGVEEQLDALLHGRDDVVLDPADFTGRFPPDTLTPDLVDRAVALGLVETTDDGRVRVPDRRFLDTGVALLQLGIPADVLLDEWERLVAQTDEIAERFVALFTRHLAPDDGDATEQLADTLAQLRRQAGQVLLTAFDASMARKARETLATLLDEPSGRRADGLTA
- a CDS encoding XRE family transcriptional regulator, with protein sequence MLDQQEVASLVRSRLRDRRVELGLSIDDLAERSLVNASTISRIETGRRLPGLNHLVPLANTLGLSLDELVAPPDPSDVVIRPEPEHADGLTYWQLTRHEQPGLPHVFKLALPARRARMPEELPTHPGREWLYVLSGTLRLVLGDRELLVPAGSTASFDTSVPHWLGAHDGPAELLCIFDHQAERTHLPSN